Proteins from a genomic interval of Schistocerca serialis cubense isolate TAMUIC-IGC-003099 chromosome 11, iqSchSeri2.2, whole genome shotgun sequence:
- the LOC126426785 gene encoding uncharacterized protein LOC126426785 codes for MAPQWSKEAIETLICAYREEQCLYAVKSPNYYNKHLRAEALERVASAVCVVRPYTTSKECYSKMHNLRTQFKVEHAKVKSTKSSGAGMNDIYKPSLWYYEKLMFLADHCLPRKSTAIGLTQHSMTEDNESEETCSLSSQSMDIQPSPHQNIEGCYSLDVDVMNDVCIGEQCGDAAAAAATTTTAPPPPPPPPRPHATQSRDGRRKRPGDVYMSAVEVIANKICASQDRQQPSAELTMDSCMIFIGNLAKEIKSNEIRMQLIRDLVNVTTEAKLKDLQMQMQNSSDSEIV; via the exons ATGGctccgcagtggtccaaggaagcaaTTGAAACTTTGATATGtgcttatagggaagaacagtgtctgtatGCAGTGAAAAGCCCAAATTATtacaataaacacttgcgtgcagaagcactcgaaagagttgcaagtgccgtgtgtGTTGTTCGACCGTACACGACGAGCAAGGAGTGCTACAGTAAAATGCACAATCTACGAACTCAGTTTAAAGTGGAGCACGCCAAAGTAAAATCAACGAAAAGCAGTGGCGCTGGGATGAACGAC ATATACAAACCATCTTTATGGTATTACGAGAAGTTAATGTTTTTGGCGGATCATTGTTTACCACGAAAAAGTACAGCCATAGGCCTGACTCAACATTCAATGACTGAGGacaatgaaagtgaagag ACATGCAGTCTCTCTTCTCAAAGTATGGATATACAACCATCACCACATCAAAACATCGAAGGCTGTTATAGTCTTGATGTGGATGTGATGAACGATGTATGCATTGGGGAACAATGTGgagatgcagcagcagcagcagcaacaacaacaacagcaccaccaccaccaccaccaccaccacgaccacatGCCACTCAAAGCAGGGATGGAAGAAGAAAGAGGCCTGGTGATGTGTACATGAGTGCTGTTGAGGTCATAGCTAATAAAATATGTGCCAGCCAAGACCGCCAACAACCTTCGGCAGAGCTGACTATGGATAGCTGCATGATATTCATTGGTAACCTTGCAAAGGAAATCAAGAGCAATGAAATAAGAATGCAGTTAATAAGAGACCTTGTTAATGTAACAACAGAGGCAAAACTTAAAGATCTGCAGATGCAAATGCAGAACTCGAGTGACAGTGAAATTGTGTAA